ACATGTACGCCATTCATTACCTGATATAGACAAACTTCAACGTCGTCAGCCTCATCAGACCGCAGCCCGGTGGAATCGCTGCAACGCCTGGCCAACGGGGCTGTGCAAGCCCGTCTCATTCCCTCCATTGTGAAGAAACGTTGAAAATAGACCCTTCTCGTTGGCCAGGAGCTTTCTTTCCCGAGGGGAATCCATGCACCTGCTCATGTCATCGCCGCGTTGCGTGTGCTGTATCGCCGTCATGCTGTCctccacgacgacgacatccaAGCCCCCCTAAGTATATGCCGAAACTCACTGCAGAGCAGAGATTTCTGCACGAGCTGGCGTCAGATGTCAGGTTTTGACGTCCTCCCCGTGTCTACTTGTATGTTATTCCTACATCACCAGCCGGGATCACTCGTAAATGTGCCCAGGCTCCGAATAGCCCAAGCCATTCTTGCCACACAGagcgtcttcttcctctctcAAGTCTTTTGATAGTAATTACAACGGGCCATAACTGGGGATTGTGGTCCCGGTAAGAACACTGGGCCATGTCAGGGGTGACATGTTTATCGAGTTTGTCGCCAAGATGGGGTGGTTCGGCCGGAACGCCTTTGCTGGCTccaacagcagccagcacGCCTCCGAGAGAGGCGAGAAATCACATAATTTGGCGGCTACAGAAGGACCACCACCCCAGACTGCCATGCAGGCTGTGGACAAGGCTATTTTGTGTACATTCTGATATACATGATACTTGTGCCGTCCCCCCCGGGTCAGATATATCATGGACATGCGTATCGTACAAGTGATATCTAGACTCAACGGCAGTGACTGTATCCTTTTCCCTTGAACCATTTCATGCCACCGATTGCCTTCCCTTTGCTAGCCAAATACATTTCGTTTCTACACAAAGCGGCAAAAGACTACAACCCAGAAATGATGTCTCAGCAGAATCGTCAGCAGCAAACCCACATTCACATCCCTTACATTCTGGTCGCCACGCCCGCTGCGCACTTCCCAAGATCACCCCAGAAGCCGGGGATTCAGAATAGCCAACTCCCTGATGTGCTCGTCCCAAATCTCCAGAGGATCCCTCTGCGCCACAACGCCGCCCTTCTTCACGCCATACAGGTACGGCTTCTCGTCCGCGTAGCACGCCGTCTCCTGGTCCTCGGGCAGGGTGCCCTCCAGAATGTACGCCTTGGCAATCTCGTCGGTGCAGGCAGACGTATCCCTGGAGGAGTGCCCGTAGCCATGGTGCGCAATCAGCCTCGCGTTCCTGCCCATTTCGCTCAAAAGACGCCTCCCGTTGCGCAGGGGCGTGGCGGGATCGTACGTCTCGGCGATGAGGAGGACCGGGTTGCTCAGGCTGCTGTTCAGGTCGCCGCGGTAGACCTCGGCCGGCTCGGGCCAGTAGTCGGTGAAGTGCCTGCAGGGGAAGACGTTTTGGAACCGGGAGTTGCCCGCGATCCACGACCTGGCCGTCATGTTGGCCCACAGGGACTCGTACCAGGCCAGCCCGTCCTCGGGCTCCGGCGCGTCGTACTGGTCGGCGCAGATGACCAGGGTGCCGAGCTCTTCGGACCGCGGCCGCCTGCCGGGCGGAGGCGGCTTCGTGGGGTCGTACCCCCAGACGCTGCGCTCCAGcatggccgccgcgaggGTCGTGTTGCCCGCCTCCAGCTCGTGGAGCATCTGCGCCAGCGCCGGCCACCCCCTGGCGTTGTACATGGCCCCGTAGAGCAGCCCGACGAGGCTCGAGTATGTGACCAGCGAGGGTCCCGAGGACGCCGTGTACGAGGCGAGCGGGCGTTGGATCAGCGACCGGATCAGGCTGTCCATTCGCTTCTGGAGATGGTCCAGCGTGACGGCATTTCCGTCGACGGGCTTGGCCAGGGCGCAGTGGTCGGGGCCGGCATGGACACATTCTCCCAGGAGCCCGTCGTGGAAGGCGTTGGTCCCGTTGTCCAAGGCGGTCCATCCAAAGCCACCCAGGACGCGGTGGTCGCGCACGTATTCCGTCCCGTCGAGGATCATGCGGCCCACGCTGCTGGGGAACATGTTGGCGTACGTCTGTCCAATGCCGGTCCCGTAGCTCACCAAGTACCCGGTGAGcgcatcctcgccgagggcTAGGCGGATCTGTTCCAGGTCGCGCGCGACAAAGGCTGTTGACACGAAGCGCGGGATATCTCCGTGAATCTGCTTACAGGCGCGCAAGATGGAATCGCTCATGGCGTCGAAGAATTCAAGCTGAGCACGAGGCGAAGGCGACGTCTCGCGGTACTGGGACATGCGGACTGCCCAGTGGTCCCTGTCGACATCGTAGGGAAAGCAGGAGATGGCTGGCAGAGAGGCGTTGACTCCGCGAGGGTCCCATCCCAGGACGTCGTACTTGCCGCCGCTCAATCGCTTGGAGATGTCCTCTGAAGCTCGCCATGCCATGGAAGTGCCGCTGCCTCCGGGACCGCCTGGTTCAATGACAATGGTGCGTTCGCTCTTGGTGCCGGCACCGTGGCGGGGTTTGCCGTCATGGTGCTTGTGTCCGCGATGAGAAAGCCCCGATACCTGGTACTTGGTCACGGCGAGACGAGAAAT
The DNA window shown above is from Metarhizium brunneum chromosome 1, complete sequence and carries:
- the caeB gene encoding Carboxylesterase B, which translates into the protein MGNAPLEKAPLLEPELNERGKADDEIDAAPPRPARRPWRRLLRIFAAVAVLSLLFRPHLPHWRWPHPCHRQPRHSPFGRFPEKHDPFHFIPCTKDSVLPALDDPHPERTWAKRFDPNPAHWSWGNATEGHENDIEEPHRPHWHHNPHHPGKPGEREPGEPDEPGRPGRPGKPRHPRPPHHDPYAGRGIYLCGYIDVPLDYTNKSDSRISRLAVTKYQVSGLSHRGHKHHDGKPRHGAGTKSERTIVIEPGGPGGSGTSMAWRASEDISKRLSGGKYDVLGWDPRGVNASLPAISCFPYDVDRDHWAVRMSQYRETSPSPRAQLEFFDAMSDSILRACKQIHGDIPRFVSTAFVARDLEQIRLALGEDALTGYLVSYGTGIGQTYANMFPSSVGRMILDGTEYVRDHRVLGGFGWTALDNGTNAFHDGLLGECVHAGPDHCALAKPVDGNAVTLDHLQKRMDSLIRSLIQRPLASYTASSGPSLVTYSSLVGLLYGAMYNARGWPALAQMLHELEAGNTTLAAAMLERSVWGYDPTKPPPPGRRPRSEELGTLVICADQYDAPEPEDGLAWYESLWANMTARSWIAGNSRFQNVFPCRHFTDYWPEPAEVYRGDLNSSLSNPVLLIAETYDPATPLRNGRRLLSEMGRNARLIAHHGYGHSSRDTSACTDEIAKAYILEGTLPEDQETACYADEKPYLYGVKKGGVVAQRDPLEIWDEHIRELAILNPRLLG